In Azospirillaceae bacterium, a genomic segment contains:
- a CDS encoding type II toxin-antitoxin system ParD family antitoxin encodes MAKYDLLRDYLMKQQMDEFDLNFQEIENIIRAPLPESADRPQWWANVRGESSHVQREAWRKAGYDAFLTSGSRRVRFRRVASASGQADRTLKLVLSHHHDRLIDDLVRSGRYPDANAVFNDGLRLVARREEIYATKLRALKEAAEAERRDID; translated from the coding sequence ATGGCAAAGTACGATTTGCTTCGTGACTATCTCATGAAGCAGCAAATGGATGAGTTCGATCTGAACTTCCAGGAAATCGAGAATATAATACGGGCACCCTTGCCCGAAAGTGCCGACCGACCGCAGTGGTGGGCGAATGTGCGGGGCGAATCCAGTCACGTCCAGCGCGAGGCTTGGCGAAAAGCTGGATACGATGCCTTTCTGACTTCCGGATCACGGCGAGTCAGGTTCCGCCGCGTTGCGAGCGCATCCGGACAGGCTGACAGGACGCTCAAACTCGTCCTGTCGCATCATCATGATCGCCTGATTGATGACTTGGTGCGCTCTGGCCGTTACCCGGATGCCAACGCAGTGTTCAACGATGGATTGCGGCTCGTCGCGCGGCGAGAGGAAATCTATGCCACCAAGCTAAGGGCGCTGAAAGAGGCGGCTGAAGCTGAACGCCGCGATATCGATTAA
- the lepA gene encoding translation elongation factor 4: MTDLSHIRNFSIIAHIDHGKSTLADRLIQFCGGLEAREMREQVLDSMDIERERGITIKAQTVRLAYKADDGETYQLNLMDTPGHVDFAYEVSRSLAACEGSLLVVDASQGVEAQTLANVYQAIDHNHEIVPVLNKIDLPAAEPDRIKQQIEDVIGLDASDAVMISAKTGLNIKDVLEAIVKRLPAPKGNLDAPLKALVVDSWYDPYLGVVILVRVVDGELKVGQKIRMMATGASKEADRVGHFTPKAVQSGRLGPGEMGFITAGIKDIRETKVGDTITEERRPAAEPLEGFKPSVPVVFCGLFPTDAAEFEHLRESLGKLALNDASFQFEAETSAALGFGFRCGFLGLLHLEIIQERLEREFNLDLITTAPSVIYKVHMTDKSVVDMHNPADMPDPIRIDHMDEPWIRATIMLPDEYLGGILALCTERRGQQIDLTYVGGRAMLVYKLPLNEVVFDFYDRLKSISRGYASFDYQMDGYETGDLVKMSILVNAEAVDALSTIVHRSQAEHRGRLLCERLKELIPRQLFKIAVQASIGSRVIARETISAMRKDVLAKCYGGDISRKRKLLDKQKEGKKRMRQFGEVEIPQSAFIAALKMGDG, translated from the coding sequence ATGACCGACCTTTCGCACATCCGCAATTTCTCCATCATCGCCCACATCGACCATGGCAAGTCGACCCTGGCCGATCGCCTGATCCAGTTTTGCGGCGGCCTGGAGGCGCGCGAGATGCGCGAACAGGTGCTCGACAGCATGGATATCGAGCGTGAACGCGGCATCACCATCAAGGCGCAGACCGTGCGCCTGGCCTACAAGGCCGATGATGGCGAGACCTATCAGCTGAACCTGATGGACACGCCCGGCCACGTCGACTTCGCCTATGAGGTCTCGCGCTCGCTGGCGGCCTGCGAAGGCTCGCTGCTGGTGGTCGATGCCTCGCAGGGGGTGGAGGCGCAGACGCTGGCCAACGTCTACCAGGCCATCGACCATAACCATGAGATCGTGCCGGTCCTGAACAAGATCGACCTGCCCGCGGCCGAACCCGACCGCATCAAGCAGCAGATCGAGGATGTGATCGGCCTGGACGCCAGCGACGCGGTGATGATTTCGGCCAAGACCGGCCTGAACATCAAGGACGTGCTGGAAGCCATCGTCAAACGCCTGCCCGCCCCGAAGGGCAACCTGGACGCGCCGCTGAAGGCCCTGGTGGTCGACAGCTGGTACGACCCCTACCTGGGCGTTGTCATCCTGGTGCGCGTGGTCGACGGCGAACTGAAGGTCGGCCAGAAGATCCGCATGATGGCGACGGGCGCCTCGAAGGAGGCCGACCGCGTCGGTCACTTCACGCCCAAGGCCGTGCAGTCCGGTCGCCTGGGGCCGGGCGAGATGGGCTTCATCACCGCCGGCATCAAGGACATCCGCGAGACCAAGGTCGGCGACACCATCACCGAGGAACGCCGCCCGGCGGCCGAACCGCTGGAGGGCTTCAAGCCGTCCGTGCCGGTGGTGTTCTGCGGCCTGTTCCCCACCGACGCCGCCGAGTTCGAGCATCTGCGCGAAAGCCTGGGCAAGCTGGCCCTGAACGACGCCAGCTTCCAGTTCGAGGCGGAGACGTCGGCGGCCCTGGGCTTCGGCTTCCGCTGCGGCTTCCTGGGCCTGCTGCACCTGGAGATCATTCAGGAGCGGTTGGAGCGTGAGTTCAACCTGGACCTCATCACCACCGCCCCCAGCGTCATCTACAAGGTCCACATGACCGACAAGTCGGTGGTGGACATGCACAACCCGGCCGACATGCCGGACCCCATCCGCATCGACCACATGGACGAGCCGTGGATTCGCGCCACCATCATGCTGCCCGACGAATACCTGGGCGGCATCCTGGCGCTGTGCACCGAGCGTCGCGGCCAGCAGATCGACCTGACCTATGTCGGCGGTCGCGCCATGCTGGTCTACAAGCTGCCGCTGAACGAAGTGGTGTTCGACTTCTACGACCGGCTGAAGTCCATCAGCCGGGGCTACGCCAGCTTTGATTACCAGATGGACGGGTATGAGACCGGCGACCTGGTCAAGATGTCCATCCTGGTCAATGCCGAGGCGGTGGACGCCCTGTCCACCATCGTCCACCGCAGCCAGGCCGAACACCGTGGCCGCTTGCTGTGTGAACGGCTGAAGGAACTGATCCCGCGCCAGCTGTTCAAGATCGCCGTGCAGGCATCCATCGGCAGCCGCGTCATCGCCCGCGAAACCATCAGCGCCATGCGCAAGGACGTGCTGGCCAAGTGCTACGGCGGCGACATCAGCCGCAAGCGCAAGCTGCTGGACAAGCAGAAGGAAGGCAAGAAGCGCATGCGGCAGTTCGGCGAGGTCGAAATCCCGCAAAGCGCCTTCATCGCCGCCCTGAAGATGGGCGACGGCTGA
- a CDS encoding methyl-accepting chemotaxis protein gives MRFFRDLPIIQKLLLPLILMGLVTLGTSLYTLSQMNTGAAQYQYLLRGEAEALKAIDRANGAAANIGRISYMMVAETDKFIIDSMKDEIGQQASDLGRYLDAVATLHPGTKDDLAMARAEFKAMMGFAEKAREQMLAGDTKAGASTLTDEFDIRLSKLQDRLTVITKAVDDSLAKGEAAAKARNERTYWVTLASGLSGAVLVMALALWMAWAGVSRPLKRIVDSMTALADGDRTVEIRTTERRDEIGATVRALRIFQRTMGEADTLRHEQETLKAQAQAERHQALARLADEFEAAMDQVVEGVGGAADRMQGSAKGLSAIAEQTNHQTLAVAGAAEAAAGNVNTVAAAAEQLSASIQEIGRRVEESSGIAQDAVMEAERSNHTVSGLVEAARKIGDVVRLISDIASQTNLLALNATIEAARAGEAGKGFAVVASEVKTLATQTAKATEEISAQIGEIQSVAGNAAGAIHGVSGTIGRISDIVATIAAAVEQQGAATNEIASSVAQAAAGTSDVSSTIGQVTRAASETGTMASDVLHAAQDLVSQSDHLRHQVAGFVAKVRAG, from the coding sequence ATGAGGTTTTTCCGGGATCTGCCCATCATCCAGAAACTGCTGCTGCCCCTGATCCTGATGGGTCTGGTGACGCTGGGCACCTCGCTCTACACCCTGTCGCAGATGAACACGGGTGCCGCACAGTACCAGTACCTGCTGCGTGGCGAGGCGGAGGCGCTGAAGGCCATCGACCGCGCCAATGGGGCCGCCGCCAATATCGGGCGCATCAGCTACATGATGGTGGCCGAGACCGACAAGTTCATCATCGACAGCATGAAGGATGAGATCGGGCAGCAGGCCAGCGACCTGGGCCGCTATCTGGACGCGGTGGCGACCCTGCACCCCGGCACCAAGGATGACCTGGCCATGGCCAGGGCCGAGTTCAAGGCCATGATGGGCTTCGCGGAGAAGGCGCGCGAACAGATGCTGGCCGGCGACACCAAGGCCGGGGCATCCACCCTGACCGATGAGTTCGATATCCGCCTGTCCAAGCTGCAGGACCGGCTGACCGTCATCACCAAGGCGGTGGACGACAGCCTGGCCAAGGGCGAGGCCGCCGCCAAGGCGCGCAACGAGCGCACCTACTGGGTCACCCTGGCCAGCGGCCTGTCGGGTGCGGTGCTGGTGATGGCGCTGGCGCTGTGGATGGCCTGGGCCGGTGTCTCCCGCCCGCTGAAACGCATCGTCGACAGCATGACCGCCCTGGCCGACGGCGACCGCACGGTGGAGATCCGGACGACCGAACGGCGGGACGAGATCGGCGCCACCGTGCGGGCCCTGCGCATCTTCCAGCGCACCATGGGCGAGGCCGACACCCTGCGCCATGAGCAGGAAACCCTGAAGGCCCAGGCGCAGGCGGAACGCCACCAGGCGCTGGCCCGCCTGGCGGATGAGTTCGAGGCCGCCATGGACCAGGTGGTGGAGGGGGTGGGCGGTGCCGCCGACCGCATGCAGGGCAGCGCCAAGGGCCTGTCCGCCATCGCCGAGCAGACCAACCACCAGACCTTGGCGGTGGCAGGCGCCGCCGAGGCGGCCGCCGGCAACGTCAACACCGTGGCCGCCGCCGCCGAGCAACTGTCCGCCAGCATCCAGGAGATCGGCCGCCGGGTGGAGGAGTCGTCCGGCATCGCCCAGGATGCGGTGATGGAAGCGGAACGCAGCAACCACACCGTCAGCGGCCTGGTGGAGGCGGCGCGCAAGATCGGCGATGTGGTGCGCCTGATCAGCGACATCGCCAGCCAGACCAACCTGCTGGCCCTGAACGCCACCATCGAGGCGGCGCGCGCCGGTGAGGCCGGCAAGGGTTTCGCCGTGGTGGCATCGGAGGTGAAGACCCTGGCGACCCAGACCGCCAAGGCGACGGAGGAGATCAGCGCCCAGATCGGGGAGATCCAGTCGGTGGCCGGCAACGCCGCCGGCGCCATCCACGGCGTCAGCGGCACCATCGGCCGCATCAGCGACATCGTCGCCACCATCGCCGCCGCCGTGGAACAGCAGGGTGCCGCCACCAACGAGATCGCCAGCAGCGTGGCCCAGGCCGCCGCCGGCACCTCCGACGTGTCCAGCACCATCGGCCAGGTCACCCGGGCGGCCAGCGAAACCGGCACCATGGCCAGCGACGTGCTGCACGCGGCGCAAGACCTGGTCAGCCAATCCGACCATCTGCGCCACCAGGTGGCCGGCTTCGTCGCCAAGGTGCGGGCGGGGTAG
- a CDS encoding histidine kinase dimerization/phosphoacceptor domain -containing protein, with product MSTAVPLIPSAGRPVAALLLMSLLVTLMVFIWAAWDHHRRVWDDARDQVVDVTHVLEEHAGKIFTIHATSLRYVERLVDDAGWKDIAEDRRFYDRLREIWQASPELEGVWVVDPTGIVRVNTVQWPAPALDVNDREYFKAQLEPGHGIFIGQQLRGRLSGVPFLPVSQRMETLDGRFNGVAQLSLRPDYFIAFYRSLFSGEPKTMMLVRDDGALLLREPAPPDGALQQGFYPQLIQAPVDKAGTFILTSPIDGVERLYARRKVPNLPLFVVYGITTQSVAHEWRARALLYAAVAVPASLALMLVAWIAIRRSRDLVRADRILRQANTVLEARVADRTRHLDRALADREVLLRDTHHRVKNNLQVVSSLLQLQSGMHPTLRPLLGDALRRIQAMGLLHEQLHRAADVDVVQLDRVVDALTREIDNIHQGEGAERAVAGHVTVTLDAEPVETDLTASVPVTLVLNEVMSNAFKHAYADGRGGVLKVALRRDGDDGVLTVTDDGVGMPDPTAPAAGRQSLGLLLIDAFARQLRGTFHFEDAAPGTRFTLRFPLGRE from the coding sequence TTGAGCACCGCCGTTCCCCTGATTCCATCCGCCGGCCGGCCGGTGGCCGCCTTGCTGCTGATGAGCCTGCTGGTCACCCTGATGGTGTTCATCTGGGCCGCCTGGGATCATCACCGCCGGGTGTGGGACGATGCCCGCGACCAGGTGGTGGACGTCACCCACGTGCTGGAGGAACACGCCGGCAAGATCTTCACCATCCATGCCACCAGCCTGCGTTACGTGGAACGGCTGGTGGACGATGCCGGCTGGAAGGATATCGCCGAGGACCGCCGTTTCTACGATCGCCTGCGCGAAATCTGGCAGGCCTCGCCGGAGCTGGAGGGCGTGTGGGTGGTGGACCCCACCGGCATCGTCCGCGTCAACACCGTGCAATGGCCGGCACCGGCGCTGGACGTGAACGACCGCGAATACTTCAAGGCGCAGCTGGAACCCGGCCACGGCATCTTCATCGGCCAGCAGCTGCGCGGCCGCCTGTCCGGCGTGCCCTTCCTGCCCGTCAGCCAGCGCATGGAAACGCTGGATGGGCGGTTCAACGGTGTCGCCCAGCTGTCGCTGCGGCCGGATTATTTCATCGCCTTCTACCGCTCCCTGTTCTCGGGTGAGCCCAAGACCATGATGCTGGTGCGCGACGACGGCGCCCTGCTGCTGCGCGAACCGGCGCCGCCGGATGGGGCCTTGCAGCAGGGGTTCTATCCGCAACTGATCCAGGCGCCCGTGGACAAGGCCGGCACCTTCATCCTGACATCGCCCATTGATGGGGTGGAACGCCTGTACGCCCGGCGCAAGGTGCCCAACCTGCCGCTGTTCGTCGTCTACGGCATCACCACCCAAAGCGTGGCGCACGAATGGCGGGCGCGTGCCCTGCTCTACGCGGCAGTGGCGGTGCCGGCCTCCCTGGCTCTGATGCTGGTGGCGTGGATCGCCATCCGCCGGTCGCGCGACCTGGTGCGCGCCGACCGCATCCTGCGCCAGGCCAACACGGTGCTGGAGGCCCGCGTGGCCGACCGCACCCGCCACCTGGACCGGGCGCTGGCGGACCGGGAGGTGCTGCTGCGCGACACCCACCACCGGGTGAAGAACAATCTCCAGGTCGTTTCCAGCCTGTTGCAGCTGCAAAGCGGCATGCACCCCACCCTGCGTCCCCTGCTGGGCGACGCCTTGCGCCGCATCCAGGCCATGGGGCTGCTGCACGAACAACTGCACCGGGCGGCGGACGTGGACGTGGTGCAGCTGGACCGCGTCGTCGATGCGCTGACGCGTGAGATCGACAACATCCACCAGGGGGAGGGGGCGGAACGCGCCGTCGCCGGCCACGTGACCGTGACCCTGGACGCGGAACCGGTGGAAACCGACCTCACCGCCTCCGTCCCCGTCACCCTGGTGCTGAACGAGGTGATGTCCAACGCCTTCAAGCACGCCTATGCCGACGGCCGGGGCGGCGTGCTGAAGGTGGCCTTGCGCCGTGATGGCGATGACGGCGTGCTGACCGTGACCGACGATGGCGTCGGCATGCCCGACCCCACCGCCCCCGCCGCCGGCCGGCAGAGCCTGGGCCTGCTGCTGATCGACGCCTTCGCCCGCCAGTTGCGCGGCACCTTCCACTTCGAAGACGCCGCCCCGGGCACCCGCTTCACCCTGCGCTTCCCGTTGGGGCGGGAGTGA
- a CDS encoding IS256 family transposase, whose amino-acid sequence MTDPMMALRVMLEKGADADVLRQMIGFAAERLMELEVQELTGAGHGERSADRLVQRNGYRDRDWHTRAGTVELHIPKLRKGSYFPGFLEPRRMAEKALTAVIQEAYIQGVSTRAVDDLVQAMGMTGISKSQVSRLCEEIDGRVKTFLERPLEGDWPYLWIDATYVKVRQNGRIVSVAVTIAVAVNTNGRREILGMDIGTSEAETFWVEFLRKLKRRGLGGVKLVVSDAHEGIKAAVARVFRATWQRCRVHFMRNALAHAGKQGRRVVAAFIGTAFAQDDATAARTQWRQVADQLRPKVGKLAALMDEAEEDVLAFMSFPAAHRAKLHSTNPIERLNGEIKRRTEVVGIFPNEDAITRLVGAVLMEINDEWAVQRGRYMTLETIAAVGDDPTIMLPTVAA is encoded by the coding sequence ATGACCGACCCGATGATGGCGCTGCGCGTGATGCTTGAAAAGGGCGCAGACGCCGATGTCCTGAGACAGATGATCGGCTTTGCCGCCGAGCGACTGATGGAACTGGAGGTTCAGGAGTTGACCGGTGCCGGCCACGGCGAACGGTCGGCCGACCGCCTGGTTCAGCGCAATGGCTACCGTGACCGCGATTGGCATACCCGCGCCGGCACGGTGGAACTGCACATCCCCAAGCTGCGCAAGGGCAGCTACTTCCCAGGCTTCCTGGAGCCCCGCCGCATGGCGGAGAAAGCGCTGACCGCCGTGATCCAGGAGGCCTACATCCAGGGCGTCTCCACCCGCGCGGTGGACGACCTGGTCCAGGCCATGGGCATGACCGGCATCTCCAAGAGCCAGGTCAGCCGGCTGTGCGAGGAGATCGACGGCCGGGTTAAGACCTTCCTGGAACGGCCGCTGGAAGGCGACTGGCCCTACCTGTGGATCGACGCCACCTATGTGAAGGTCCGCCAGAACGGCCGCATCGTCTCCGTGGCCGTCACCATCGCCGTGGCGGTCAATACCAACGGTCGGCGAGAGATCCTGGGCATGGACATCGGCACCTCGGAAGCCGAGACCTTCTGGGTAGAGTTCCTGCGCAAGCTCAAACGCCGCGGCCTGGGTGGCGTCAAGCTGGTCGTCTCCGATGCCCACGAGGGCATCAAGGCCGCTGTCGCCCGCGTATTCCGTGCCACCTGGCAGCGTTGCCGTGTCCACTTTATGCGCAACGCCTTGGCCCACGCCGGCAAGCAAGGCCGCCGTGTGGTGGCTGCCTTCATCGGCACCGCCTTTGCCCAGGATGACGCCACCGCCGCCCGGACCCAGTGGCGCCAGGTCGCCGATCAACTCCGACCCAAGGTCGGCAAGCTCGCCGCCCTGATGGACGAGGCCGAGGAGGACGTCCTGGCCTTCATGTCCTTCCCCGCCGCCCACAGGGCAAAGCTGCACAGCACCAACCCCATCGAACGCCTCAACGGCGAGATCAAGCGCCGTACCGAGGTCGTCGGTATCTTCCCGAACGAGGACGCCATCACCCGCCTGGTGGGTGCCGTCCTCATGGAGATCAACGATGAATGGGCAGTTCAGCGCGGTCGCTACATGACCCTGGAAACCATCGCCGCCGTCGGCGATGATCCAACCATCATGCTGCCCACTGTCGCCGCATGA
- a CDS encoding DUF1902 domain-containing protein, whose product MADHVYTVQVAWDEESRTYYVAETDIPGLHSEADTFEALIERVTAVVPGSCPRSWCKKRPVILVSGAFGRDDHAATVGSMMVGSSPTAAMVSRVM is encoded by the coding sequence ATGGCGGACCACGTCTATACGGTGCAGGTGGCATGGGATGAGGAATCCCGCACCTACTACGTCGCCGAAACCGACATCCCCGGCCTGCATTCGGAAGCGGATACCTTCGAAGCCCTGATCGAGAGGGTCACCGCCGTGGTGCCAGGATCGTGTCCCAGGTCGTGGTGTAAGAAGCGCCCGGTCATTTTGGTCTCCGGCGCGTTTGGCCGGGACGATCATGCGGCGACAGTGGGCAGCATGATGGTTGGATCATCGCCGACGGCGGCGATGGTTTCCAGGGTCATGTAG